From a region of the Triticum aestivum cultivar Chinese Spring chromosome 7D, IWGSC CS RefSeq v2.1, whole genome shotgun sequence genome:
- the LOC123166539 gene encoding putative cysteine-rich receptor-like protein kinase 35, whose protein sequence is MASPWDSPSSSLWGTLGQASNVAQLVGVDALGLVSMVVQAALAARRHRDACVRLAQHVELVGGLLRELELAELMRREATRRPLEQLGGALRRCYALVTACQDCGYLRRLLLGVRMADELRATQHEIDMFIRLIPLIALVDNSTADSRRVKADEGVLTVVTDSSNRHIRLPNKGATEHCDIGEHPFVGKVDLQEQNIVDIEELVKLCTRMEEACAGFTRFDFCQILDATENFSEKMIIGWGGFGRVYKGQLPGGLNIAIKRADEHAAMVEVNSELQLGKLQHANVIRLLGWCIHGKERILVYEFMQNGSLDRYLCARALSSDVAEERTSRVVGTSGYIAPEYAPRGVYSLKTDVFSFGILVLETISGRKNTILDNRGDTVGDLVRDAWRMWKDRRLHELVDGSLGHGYDIAEVAMYAQVALLCAQEDPVDRPAMTDVAAMLSSESMSLPTEPKEPSALSEGGAGEDTYINRSSRTIDITITSSATVLTRVRLIIDQEV, encoded by the exons ATGGCGAGCCCGTGGGACAGCCCTTCGAGCAGCCTGTGGGGCACGCTGGGGCAGGCCTCCAACGTGGCGCAGCTGGTCGGCGTGGACGCTCTGGGGCTGGTCTCCATGGTCGTGCAGGCCGCCCTGGCGGCGCGCCGCCACCGGGACGCCTGCGTGCGGCTCGCGCAGCAcgtggagctcgtcggcggccTGCTCAGGGAGCTGGAGCTCGCGGAGCTGATGCGGCGGGAGGCCACCAGGCGGCCGCTGGAGCAGCTCGGCGGCGCGCTGCGGCGGTGCTACGCGCTCGTCACGGCGTGCCAGGACTGCGGCTACCTGCGCCGCCTGTTgctgggtgtccggatggccgacgAGCTCCGCGCCACGCAGCACGAGATCGACATGTTCATCCGCCTCATCCCGCTCATCGCCCTCGTCGACAATTCTACTGCAGATAGTCGCCGTGTCAAG GCTGATGAGGGGGTGCTCACTGTAGTCACAGATAGTTCAAATCGTCACATCAG GCTTCCAAACAAAGGAGCTACAGAACACTGCGATATTGGAGAACACCCATTTGTAG GAAAAGTGGACCTGCAAGAACAGAATATCGTTGACATTGAAGAACTTGTGAAGCTTTGTACCCGTATGGAAGAGGCTTGCGCGGGATTCACAAGGTTCGATTTCTGTCAGATCTTGGATGCTACAGAGAATTTTTCAGAGAAGATGATAATTGGATGGGGAGGATTTGGGAGGGTGTACAAG GGCCAGTTGCCTGGTGGACTTAATATTGCCATCAAAAGAGCTGATGAGCACGCAGCAATGGTTGAAGTCAACAGTGAATTGCAGCTTGGAAAGCTTCAGCATGCCAATGTGATTAGGTTATTGGGGTGGTGCATCCATGGGAAAGAAAGGATTCTAGTGTATGAATTCATGCAAAATGGTTCCTTGGATCGTTACCTATGCG CTAGAGCACTGAGTTCAGATGTAGCAGAAGAGCGCACGAGTAGGGTCGTGGGAACCAG TGGTTACATAGCCCCGGAGTATGCACCTCGAGGGGTTTACTCTCTGAAGACGGATGTGTTCAGCTTCGGCATCTTGGTTCTGGAGACCATTAGCGGACGAAAGAACACCATACTCGACAACCGAGGGGATACCGTCGGCGATCTTGTACGAGAT GCCTGGCGTATGTGGAAGGACAGAAGGCTGCATGAGCTCGTAGATGGATCACTAGGGCATGGATACGACATCGCCGAGGTAGCGATGTACGCTCAGGTGGCGCTGCTCTGCGCTCAGGAAGATCCAGTGGATCGCCCCGCCATGACGGATGTTGCTGCAATGCTGAGCTCTGAAAGCATGAGCTTACCAACGGAGCCTAAGGAGCCTTCCGCGCTGAGTGAAGGGGGTGCTGGTGAGGATACATACATAAACCGATCAAGCCGGACAATAGACATAACCATAACGAGTTCAGCCACAGTGCTGACTAGAGTTCGCTTAATCATAGACCAGGAGGTTTGA